In Setaria viridis chromosome 5, Setaria_viridis_v4.0, whole genome shotgun sequence, the genomic stretch GAGAGAGCAGTAGAGCACGGTAGCACACAAAGCACTGAACTCAACTACTGCCTAGAGATGACACGAGATGGATGCCTTGTTTCATGGGCAATGCAAATCCCAGGCCCATGAAAAGAGCACCGCTCCTACTCGTGTAACTCATCGTCGCAAcaacgggaaaaaaaaaagagaacactgctgcaaatgcaatgcaatgcaaagcTTGAATTCACCAGGCACAGCCATGAGCCATCAACCATGGCCACCGCTTCGAGCTTCCCATGGTCACGGGACACTCTCCTGGCCCTAGTGCCAGTGCCTTGTTGAGGAGGGAGAGGCGAGGAGGGCTTTCGTTTTGTGCAGGGGTAGGAGACTCCAAAAAGAAAGAGCTTTAATAAAGGGCCGAGACGGGAGGGGGCAGTTGAGTTCGAGGTTGAGTCCGGTTCACGCCACTGCCCCCCCTACCTATAAAACGGCCGACCCGACGGCCTCCGTCTCCGCTCCTCCACACGACGAGGCGACGAGATCTCACCGGGCCAAAaatcccgcgcgccgccgattgccgccgccggtgcctaTCGATCCGCCGACTGCCATCCAGCAGATCGGCTTCCTTATCCGTTTGGATCCCCCTCTCGTGTCCCGCGatggaggggcggccggccggcgcgtggCGGGTGCAGGGGCCCGCCGGGGCGCCCGTCGCGGCGGGGCTGCCCATCGGATTCCGCTTCCGCCCCACCGACGAGGAGCTGCTGCTCCACTACCTCCGCCGCAAGGCGCTCGCCTGCCCGCTCCCCGCCGGCATCATCCCCGACGCCGACCTCGCGCGCCTCCACCCGTGGGACCTCCTGCCCCCAGGTACCGTACCACTCCGTCGATCCGTCGCTCTCTCGAACTCGATCGCCGCATCCCGCATTGGCATtgatctgaagtctgaacttaacgcagcagcagcaggcggcgacgccgacggggagcgcttcttcttccacctcccgGCGACGCGGTGCTGGcggaagggcggcggcgcggcgagggcggccgggACCGGCCTCTGGAGGCCGTCCGGGAAGGAGAAGCTCGTCGTCTCGCCGCGCTGCAAGCGCCCGGTCGGCACCAAGCGGACCCTCGTCTTctaccgcggccgcggccgcgccgccgcgcgcaccgaCTGGGCCATGCACGAGtaccgcctcctcccctccggaCTCCACCCCTTCCACGGCTGCGCTGCCGCCGGCAACGCCCCCACGGCCCATGTAAGCGTACTGTAGCATGCACGATCCAGATTGTAACCTGTGAATTGCCACGGCGGCTAATTGCTCTTTCGTGGTGATAAATCGATTCAGGTGAGCTGCCATGGCGCGGCGGCCGACTGGGTGGTCTGCCGCATATTCAAGAGGACCAAGCCGGCGGCGCACCGGGGCCAGGAAGATGACGATGCGGAGGAGccttcgtcgccgtcgtccgcgTCGTCATGCGTCACCGACACCTCCGAGGCTGGCGACCAGGAGCAGGACGGTGACGACgaggagagcagcagcagcagcagcaatggaggcagcagctgcagcgtcGCCTCCAATTGAGAGGAGTAGAGTTGACTAGGCCGTTAATCACGGGCGCCATGTTCTAAGGAACGCCCTCCCGTGCCCTTCTAATGTCGCCGTAGGAATCCTAAGCACCTAGTAGCAAGCAatagagagaggaagaagaagatcgagctcaaacaaaaaagaaaagaaaagaaaaaagctaATGGCTTTGCTATGTTTGAGCTCGACGCGAATCAAGGATGTTAATTAGCGAGAAATTAATCAGTTCCCTTTTGGCAATCAATCATCATGTGCTCTGTCAACGTCCTCCCTGAGTTCATCTTATGTTGTCTGGAGTGAAGTGTGAACCAGAACAACCTCACTTATTCGCTCAACCTCTTTTATACTCTGACGCATTTTGCTTCATCCTCTTTTCGATTTCTTGCTGTCACCAAACACTTGTGCCAACTGCAAACCAACTGCAAATAAAACTATGCAGAAATGGAAAGCCAAGCAAGCCAAGCTCCACAAGGAACTGATGCCCCAGCATTGCAAGACACATgcagagatgagagagagacCAGGGCATAGCTTCAGTGCAAGGAACAGCAAGACAGGGCATATATACAAAGCAAGAATCAGGCACGGAAAGGAGGCAGAATAAAGCTGAAGGTTTGAGCATGGAGAGGAAAAAGGTAGGCCAGAAAGGGCAGTGCACttaggaggaggggaggggatgcAGAAAGGAGACGATGATAAGGTTCCTGATACTCCCACTGATTGGCAAGAGGCAGAGGCGAGATACCTTTCTTCCTCGGGGGGCCTTTCTCACAGGAATAAGAAACCTGCTGGTCTTCTGGCGACTGGcgagaggaagacgaagacgaatAGGAATAATCTCGCTGGTGGTGTAATCCTGAC encodes the following:
- the LOC117854747 gene encoding NAC domain-containing protein 83 isoform X1, with translation MEGRPAGAWRVQGPAGAPVAAGLPIGFRFRPTDEELLLHYLRRKALACPLPAGIIPDADLARLHPWDLLPPAAAGGDADGERFFFHLPATRCWRKGGGAARAAGTGLWRPSGKEKLVVSPRCKRPVGTKRTLVFYRGRGRAAARTDWAMHEYRLLPSGLHPFHGCAAAGNAPTAHVSCHGAAADWVVCRIFKRTKPAAHRGQEDDDAEEPSSPSSASSCVTDTSEAGDQEQDGDDEESSSSSSNGGSSCSVASN
- the LOC117854747 gene encoding NAC domain-containing protein 83 isoform X2, encoding MEGRPAGAWRVQGPAGAPVAAGLPIGFRFRPTDEELLLHYLRRKALACPLPAGIIPDADLARLHPWDLLPPAAGGDADGERFFFHLPATRCWRKGGGAARAAGTGLWRPSGKEKLVVSPRCKRPVGTKRTLVFYRGRGRAAARTDWAMHEYRLLPSGLHPFHGCAAAGNAPTAHVSCHGAAADWVVCRIFKRTKPAAHRGQEDDDAEEPSSPSSASSCVTDTSEAGDQEQDGDDEESSSSSSNGGSSCSVASN